One region of Lycium ferocissimum isolate CSIRO_LF1 unplaced genomic scaffold, AGI_CSIRO_Lferr_CH_V1 ctg19563, whole genome shotgun sequence genomic DNA includes:
- the LOC132042985 gene encoding small ribosomal subunit protein uS10y, with protein MAYVAPMKATKPGLEEPLEQISKIRITLSSKNVKNLEKVCADLVRGAKDKRLRVKGPVRMPTKVLNITTRKSPCGEGTNTWDRFELRVHKRVIDLFSSPDVVKQITSITIEPGVEVEVTIADS; from the exons ATGGCGTATGTAGCACCAATGAAGGCAACTAAACCAGGGCTAGAAGAGCCCCTCGAACAGATTTCCAAGATTAGAATCactctttcttccaaaaacGTTAAGAATCTTGAAAAAG TGTGTGCTGATTTGGTTCGCGGTGCTAAGGACAAAAGGCTCAGGGTAAAGGGACCTGTGCGAATGCCCACAAAGGTTCTTAACATTACCACTAGGAAGTCTCCCTGTGGAGAAG GCACAAATACATGGGACAGGTTTGAACTACGTGTCCACAAGCGTGTGATTGACCTTTTCAGCTCACCAGATGTTGTCAAGCAGATCACCTCAATCACCATTGAACCTGGCGTTGAAGTTGAGGTCACCATTGCTGATTCTTAG